The Halalkalibacter krulwichiae genome has a segment encoding these proteins:
- a CDS encoding spore germination protein, giving the protein MLGKWLLKQLRDSQKETLNDVLQLFQQSSDFVIFPLRVEKKLFHVGYFQTMIDSDRLNRDLMPYITKSKQQTLETILPNIPIQNKEIIESPNDLRERVLHGSIVIYDGQNPKKCAVIDAALDSNRDVSAPETEFSVNGPQEAFIESLETNINLVRKRLPLPQLQIKELKLGKITQTRVAILYIEGFVDQDNLKTLEQRLSDIEFDQVIDSSSLAQMITDNSMSIFPQLINTERPERVAAVLAEGKVAFLTDGSPDAVFGPATLVEFFSSLEDYYLPWQIASSVRLLRFAAVMFSVLATPIYVAVLTFHYELIPRDLLATIIASRSNIPFPPIIEAIFLELTIELLREAGARLPTKVGQTIGIVGGIVIGQASVEAGLTSNILLIIVALAALASFTTPVYQMGNTIRLIRFPFIIIASFLGGIGIAFSLLFTVVHLLHLTSLGRPYLEPVFPPRFSDWRDAFVRLPFSWMSSRPVYLRPRDKGRFNFSRATKKKDIDE; this is encoded by the coding sequence ATGCTTGGTAAATGGTTGTTGAAGCAGTTAAGGGATAGTCAAAAGGAAACATTAAATGATGTCTTACAGTTGTTTCAACAGTCGAGTGACTTTGTCATTTTTCCTTTGCGTGTAGAAAAGAAGTTATTTCACGTTGGCTATTTTCAAACAATGATTGATAGTGATCGGTTGAATCGCGATTTAATGCCTTATATTACAAAGAGCAAGCAGCAAACGCTAGAAACGATACTTCCTAATATACCGATACAAAATAAAGAAATCATTGAATCGCCTAACGATCTCCGTGAAAGAGTTTTGCATGGCTCGATCGTGATCTATGATGGACAAAATCCAAAAAAATGTGCTGTTATTGATGCAGCGCTCGATTCTAATCGGGATGTTTCGGCTCCTGAAACGGAGTTTAGTGTAAATGGACCTCAGGAAGCATTTATTGAATCGCTAGAAACGAATATTAATTTGGTTCGCAAAAGATTGCCATTGCCTCAACTTCAAATTAAAGAATTAAAACTTGGCAAAATTACACAAACTCGTGTGGCAATCCTCTATATTGAAGGTTTTGTCGATCAAGACAACTTAAAAACATTAGAACAAAGATTATCAGATATTGAGTTTGATCAAGTAATTGATTCAAGTAGCCTTGCGCAAATGATTACAGATAATTCTATGTCTATCTTTCCTCAATTAATTAATACCGAAAGACCAGAGCGAGTCGCAGCGGTGTTAGCAGAGGGGAAAGTAGCTTTCTTAACCGATGGTTCTCCTGATGCAGTGTTTGGACCGGCAACATTGGTCGAATTCTTTTCTTCGTTAGAGGATTATTATTTACCATGGCAAATCGCGAGCTCTGTTAGATTGCTACGTTTTGCTGCCGTTATGTTTTCAGTATTAGCGACTCCTATCTATGTTGCTGTCTTGACATTTCATTATGAGTTAATTCCAAGAGATTTATTAGCGACCATTATTGCTTCTCGTAGTAACATCCCTTTTCCACCGATAATTGAAGCGATCTTTCTGGAATTGACGATTGAACTGTTACGAGAAGCAGGGGCACGATTACCAACTAAAGTAGGGCAAACCATTGGGATTGTTGGTGGGATTGTAATTGGACAAGCGTCAGTGGAAGCGGGCTTAACAAGCAACATTTTACTAATTATTGTTGCGTTAGCTGCACTCGCATCATTTACAACACCTGTTTATCAAATGGGTAATACGATACGTTTAATTCGTTTTCCATTCATAATCATTGCATCATTCCTTGGTGGAATAGGAATTGCTTTTAGTTTGTTGTTTACAGTTGTTCATTTGCTTCATTTAACGTCATTGGGTAGGCCATATTTAGAGCCTGTTTTTCCACCGAGATTCTCAGATTGGCGAGATGCTTTTGTCAGACTTCCATTTAGCTGGATGTCGTCTCGCCCTGTGTATTTAAGACCGAGAGATAAGGGGAGATTTAACTTTTCAAGGGCGACAAAGAAGAAGGATATTGATGAATAA